One genomic region from Solwaraspora sp. WMMD792 encodes:
- a CDS encoding ImmA/IrrE family metallo-endopeptidase, which produces MPSRPSATSVPGVTPEAQGRAAASRFRLEHHLGIQPLGDLVAVIEQATGVDVAVLDAGPDEHGLTMCDPAHGTVFIGVARTRHPMRQRSTLAHELGHVQFGDWAADGAGSCGQRSPVEVRADAFARHLLLPLDGLRQFLADLRVTDRSVLSAVVQRYLVSPAVAAIALEQAGYIDAGRKAEWMGVTTPQLAVRFGWIDQYNALQADSNRRRAPQRLLSRAIEGYAAGVLSAQVIANLRGVALEAAEVELAEAGIGPAPQRTIWADPANLPDVGVDLTELDDYLRDAGDGEEWATETGKQ; this is translated from the coding sequence ATGCCATCCCGGCCGTCAGCGACATCGGTTCCGGGCGTGACACCTGAAGCACAGGGACGCGCGGCGGCCAGCCGTTTCCGCCTGGAGCACCACCTCGGGATTCAGCCGCTGGGTGATCTCGTCGCGGTCATTGAACAGGCCACCGGCGTCGATGTGGCGGTCCTTGACGCTGGACCGGATGAACACGGTCTGACCATGTGTGACCCGGCCCACGGCACTGTGTTCATCGGCGTCGCCCGGACCCGGCACCCGATGCGGCAGCGCAGCACGCTCGCCCACGAGCTCGGCCACGTGCAGTTCGGTGACTGGGCGGCAGACGGTGCCGGCAGCTGCGGCCAGCGGTCGCCGGTGGAGGTTCGGGCCGATGCTTTCGCCCGGCACCTGCTGCTGCCGCTGGACGGTCTGCGGCAGTTCCTCGCGGACCTGCGGGTGACCGATCGGTCCGTGCTGTCCGCCGTCGTCCAGCGCTACCTGGTGTCTCCAGCCGTTGCCGCCATCGCCTTGGAGCAGGCCGGGTACATCGACGCGGGCAGGAAGGCGGAGTGGATGGGAGTGACGACCCCCCAACTCGCTGTCCGCTTCGGATGGATCGACCAGTACAACGCACTACAGGCTGACTCGAACCGACGGCGGGCGCCACAACGACTACTGTCCCGGGCAATCGAGGGTTACGCGGCAGGTGTGCTCTCCGCCCAGGTCATCGCCAACCTGCGCGGAGTCGCCCTCGAAGCAGCCGAAGTGGAACTGGCCGAGGCTGGGATCGGGCCTGCGCCCCAGCGGACGATCTGGGCTGATCCGGCGAACCTGCCGGATGTCGGAGTCGATTTGACGGAGCTCGACGATTACCTCCGCGACGCGGGCGACGGTGAGGAGTGGGCCACGGAGACAGGGAAGCAATGA
- a CDS encoding SRPBCC domain-containing protein, producing MDAVDGARFVDIVPGVRVVQAVDFVADDPAYAGTMTMTWEATAVDGGTRVAIRAEDVPAGISAADHAAGLASSLANLATYVEH from the coding sequence GTGGACGCGGTCGACGGCGCCCGCTTCGTCGACATCGTCCCCGGCGTACGGGTCGTGCAGGCCGTCGACTTCGTCGCCGACGATCCCGCGTACGCCGGCACCATGACGATGACCTGGGAAGCGACCGCCGTCGACGGCGGCACTCGGGTGGCGATCCGCGCCGAGGACGTACCGGCCGGCATCAGCGCGGCGGACCACGCCGCCGGCCTCGCCTCCTCGCTGGCGAACCTCGCCACGTACGTCGAGCACTAA
- the xylB gene encoding xylulokinase, with protein sequence MTLVAGVDSSTQSTKVVVCDADTGEVLREGRAPHPDGTEVDPRVWWAAWEQASAGLLDGVAAIGVGGQQQGMICLDDAGEVIRDALLWNDTRSAQAAVDLTDEFGGPKAWADAVGLVPVASFTVTKLRWFARAEPELAARTETVLLPHDWLTHRLRADGGAPTTDRGEASGTGYWSAAAEDYRRDLVRLAFGRDVALPRVAGPAEVVGETASGALLSAGTGDTMGTAFGVGLRPGEVVVSLGTSGCVSGVSEVPTADPSGLVAGYADATGRFLPLVCTLNAARVLVTVADLLGRSLAELDELALSASPGAGGLTLLPYLDGERTPNLPDARGLLAGITRANASAANLARAAVEGMLGGIADALDALRAQHVPVDRVLLVGGAAQSRAVRAIAPALFGAPVSVPRPAEYVALGAARQAAWALSGAAEPPQWPVEAEEVTAAATPQVHERYVDVRDRALPLLT encoded by the coding sequence TTGACGCTAGTTGCCGGGGTCGACTCGTCGACCCAGTCGACCAAGGTCGTGGTCTGCGACGCGGACACCGGTGAGGTGCTGCGCGAGGGCCGCGCGCCGCACCCGGACGGCACCGAGGTCGACCCGCGCGTGTGGTGGGCCGCCTGGGAGCAGGCCAGCGCCGGGCTGCTGGACGGGGTCGCCGCAATCGGCGTCGGCGGGCAGCAGCAGGGCATGATCTGCCTCGACGACGCCGGCGAGGTGATCCGGGACGCCCTGCTGTGGAACGACACCCGGTCGGCGCAGGCCGCGGTCGACCTCACCGACGAGTTCGGCGGCCCGAAGGCGTGGGCCGACGCGGTCGGCCTGGTGCCGGTGGCCAGCTTCACAGTGACCAAGCTGCGCTGGTTCGCCCGCGCCGAGCCGGAGCTCGCGGCCCGGACGGAGACGGTGCTGCTGCCACACGACTGGCTCACCCACCGGCTGCGCGCCGACGGCGGAGCGCCGACGACCGACCGGGGTGAGGCCTCCGGCACCGGCTACTGGTCGGCGGCGGCCGAGGATTACCGGCGCGACCTGGTGCGGCTCGCGTTCGGCCGGGACGTGGCGCTGCCCCGGGTCGCCGGTCCGGCGGAGGTGGTCGGTGAGACCGCGTCCGGCGCGCTGCTGTCGGCCGGCACCGGCGACACCATGGGTACGGCGTTCGGCGTCGGCCTGCGCCCCGGTGAGGTGGTGGTGTCGCTGGGCACCTCGGGATGTGTGTCCGGGGTGAGTGAGGTGCCGACCGCCGATCCGAGCGGGCTGGTGGCCGGCTACGCCGACGCGACCGGCCGGTTCCTGCCGCTGGTGTGCACGCTCAACGCGGCCCGGGTACTGGTCACCGTCGCCGACCTGCTGGGCCGGTCGCTGGCCGAGCTGGACGAGTTGGCGCTGTCGGCGTCGCCGGGTGCGGGCGGGTTGACGCTGCTGCCGTACCTCGACGGGGAACGCACCCCGAATCTGCCCGACGCGCGCGGCCTGCTGGCCGGGATCACCCGGGCGAACGCGTCGGCGGCGAACCTGGCCCGCGCGGCGGTGGAGGGCATGCTCGGCGGCATCGCCGACGCCCTCGACGCGCTGCGCGCCCAGCACGTGCCGGTCGACCGGGTGCTGCTGGTCGGCGGCGCGGCCCAGTCCCGGGCGGTACGGGCGATCGCGCCGGCACTGTTCGGCGCGCCGGTGAGCGTGCCGCGCCCGGCCGAGTACGTGGCGCTCGGCGCGGCCCGGCAGGCGGCCTGGGCGCTGTCCGGTGCCGCCGAGCCGCCACAGTGGCCGGTCGAGGCCGAGGAGGTCACCGCCGCCGCCACCCCGCAGGTGCACGAACGCTACGTCGACGTCCGCGACCGGGCGCTGCCGCTGCTGACCTGA
- a CDS encoding oxidoreductase, with translation MQDIRNWTEEQIPDQHGRRAVVTGANSGVGRVTALELARHRAAVVLAVRNVAAGEEAAAAIRREVPGADVEVRRLDLASLASIRAFATDFTGNLDLLVNNAGLVLTGPRPPLTVDGFDLQVGTNALGPYALTGLLLDRLVAGKEPRVVTVSSIVHKWRNLDLNDLMLERSYNGNRAYALSKLVGTILGLELDRRLRTTGSPVVSVLAHPGMTRTNLTPRAMADRGRLMRTASRLTSLIVSDVEAGARPQLYAATAPGVRGGQFFGPGGFQEVRGPVTEVRASDQARDPGNGRRMWAAAARLTGVTYL, from the coding sequence ATGCAGGACATACGGAACTGGACTGAAGAGCAGATCCCCGACCAGCACGGCCGGCGCGCGGTGGTGACCGGGGCGAACTCCGGCGTGGGGCGGGTCACCGCGCTGGAGCTGGCCCGGCACAGGGCCGCCGTCGTGCTGGCGGTACGCAACGTGGCGGCCGGCGAGGAGGCAGCCGCCGCGATCCGGCGCGAGGTGCCGGGCGCCGACGTCGAGGTACGCCGGCTGGATCTGGCGTCACTCGCCTCGATCCGGGCCTTCGCCACCGACTTCACCGGCAACCTCGACCTGCTGGTCAACAACGCCGGGCTGGTGTTGACCGGCCCGCGACCGCCGCTGACCGTGGACGGGTTCGACCTGCAGGTGGGCACCAACGCGCTCGGGCCGTACGCGCTGACCGGCCTGCTGCTGGACCGGCTGGTCGCCGGCAAGGAGCCCCGGGTGGTCACCGTGTCATCGATTGTTCACAAATGGCGCAATCTCGACCTGAATGACCTGATGTTGGAGCGTTCCTACAACGGAAACCGGGCGTACGCGTTGTCGAAGCTGGTCGGCACGATCCTCGGCCTGGAGCTGGACCGCCGGCTGCGTACCACCGGGTCGCCGGTGGTCAGCGTGCTGGCCCATCCCGGCATGACCCGTACCAACCTGACCCCGCGCGCTATGGCCGACCGGGGCCGGCTGATGCGCACCGCAAGCCGGCTCACCTCACTCATCGTCAGCGACGTCGAGGCCGGGGCCCGACCCCAGCTGTACGCGGCGACCGCCCCCGGCGTACGGGGCGGGCAGTTCTTCGGGCCGGGCGGGTTCCAGGAGGTCCGTGGCCCGGTCACCGAGGTGCGGGCCAGCGATCAGGCCCGGGATCCGGGCAACGGCCGCCGGATGTGGGCGGCGGCGGCCCGGCTCACCGGCGTCACGTACCTCTGA
- a CDS encoding helix-turn-helix transcriptional regulator — translation MTSTVYARELADFLRQRRSRLRPEEIGLAPGPRRRVAGLRREELALLAGVSTDYYQRLEQGRDVRPSDDVLTGIARALALNAEETRHLRALARRAQQPPKPRRRTRETVPESTHRLLHSLHTPAVVVSRHLDLLAWNAMAAALYPGIGPTNALIDMFEHAEAHGRCPGWEETVLDYLGFLRAAVAADPEHPRAREIVGTLSIRSEEFRRLWARHDVRESVSGSKTFPHPQVGELRLDWDAYTPPGRTGPILIVYTAAPGSADAERLQLLSAYAS, via the coding sequence GTGACGAGCACGGTCTACGCCCGCGAGCTGGCCGACTTCCTGCGTCAGCGGCGGTCCCGGCTGCGGCCGGAGGAGATCGGACTGGCACCCGGCCCGCGTCGGCGGGTCGCCGGGCTGCGCCGCGAGGAGCTGGCGCTGCTCGCCGGGGTGAGCACCGACTACTACCAGCGGCTGGAGCAGGGCCGCGACGTTCGCCCGTCCGACGACGTGCTGACCGGCATCGCCCGCGCCCTGGCGCTCAACGCCGAGGAGACCCGCCACCTGCGGGCGCTGGCCCGCCGGGCGCAGCAGCCCCCGAAACCACGACGGCGTACCAGGGAAACCGTCCCGGAGAGCACCCACCGGCTGCTGCACAGCCTGCACACCCCGGCCGTGGTGGTCAGCCGGCATCTGGACCTGCTGGCCTGGAACGCCATGGCCGCCGCCCTCTACCCGGGTATCGGGCCGACCAACGCGCTGATCGACATGTTCGAGCATGCCGAGGCGCACGGCCGCTGCCCCGGCTGGGAGGAGACGGTGCTGGACTACCTGGGCTTCCTGCGGGCGGCGGTCGCCGCCGACCCGGAGCACCCGCGCGCCCGGGAGATCGTCGGCACGCTCAGCATCCGCAGCGAGGAGTTCCGCCGGCTCTGGGCCCGCCACGACGTACGCGAATCGGTCAGCGGCAGCAAGACGTTCCCGCATCCACAGGTCGGTGAGCTGCGGCTGGACTGGGACGCCTACACCCCGCCGGGGCGCACCGGCCCGATCCTGATCGTCTACACCGCCGCGCCGGGCAGCGCCGACGCCGAACGGCTGCAACTGCTCAGCGCGTACGCGAGCTGA